CCTCCAATCTTCCCTGAAATATGCTTATTTTCCTGGCTGTGTTGCCCAAGGTGCTTGTCGAGAGTTATATCAATCTACGGGGGCGATCGCCGAAGCTCTAGGTATTGAGTTGTTGGAACTTAAAAAAGCCTCTTGTTGTGGTTCAGGCACGTTTAAGGAAGATTCACAGCTTCTAGAGGATTCCGTCAATGCGCGTAATATTGCCTTGGCAGAGGAACTTAATTTACCCTTATTGACCCATTGCAGCACTTGTCAGGGGGTGATTGGCCATGTGGATGAGCGCTTAAAGCACGCTCAAGAGGAGAATCCAGAGTATTTGCAACAGGTGAATGGGTTGCTGAAACAGCAGGGATGTAGCCCATACCAAGGCTCAACCGCAGTCAAGCATTTACTCTGGGTATTGGTGTCTGATTATGGTCTAGAGGCGATTCAGAAGCGAGTGAGTCGTTCCCTGAAGGGCTTAAAGTGTGCGGCGTTTTATGGCTGTTATCTGTTGCGCGGACAGGACACGGCTTGGGAAAATCCCCATAATCCCCAGTCGATGGAAAACCTGTTTGAG
The DNA window shown above is from Roseofilum capinflatum BLCC-M114 and carries:
- a CDS encoding CoB--CoM heterodisulfide reductase iron-sulfur subunit B family protein, which gives rise to MVTSSLQSSLKYAYFPGCVAQGACRELYQSTGAIAEALGIELLELKKASCCGSGTFKEDSQLLEDSVNARNIALAEELNLPLLTHCSTCQGVIGHVDERLKHAQEENPEYLQQVNGLLKQQGCSPYQGSTAVKHLLWVLVSDYGLEAIQKRVSRSLKGLKCAAFYGCYLLRGQDTAWENPHNPQSMENLFEAVGATPVYYRGRTQCCGWPISSYATTESFKMAGGHLQEAIASGADCLVTPCPLCHLNLDSRQPEVARVVEQPLGLPVLHLPQLVGLALGLSPQDLGLERHVVSTEPVLEKLGLMNNEQ